Proteins from a genomic interval of Scomber japonicus isolate fScoJap1 chromosome 10, fScoJap1.pri, whole genome shotgun sequence:
- the snip1 gene encoding smad nuclear-interacting protein 1: MTKEKRHRRRESPDRESKVKIKQEKVSPVRPQRSRRSRSRSPGYSSPPRQGTSRSPARMRDRSPDRRETSPARRSSRSPRNRRSRSPNRGAEVRIKREREEHRSSGDERRRRNDRPEERRSRWESDRPQETERGGERHRERGALGSQQAERRQHDERRRENRQRREENQEQDFGQSEEGSDTNEPPVEKEKPNFGLSGALTEDTNTFRGVVIKYNEPPEARIPKRRWRLYPFKNDEPLPVMYIHRQSAYLLGRQRKIADIPIDHPSCSKQHAVFQYRLMEFTRSDGTPGRRVKPYIIDLGSGNGTYLNNQRIDPQRYYELKEKDVLKFGFSSREYVLLHEFSDTSEVDAKLEEEDEGLDE; this comes from the exons ATGACCAAAGAAAAGCGACACAGGAGAAGGGAATCTCCGGACCGGGAGTCCAAAGTTAAGATTAAGCAGGAGAAAGTGAGCCCTGTTAGGCCACAGAGATCACGCCGCTCCAGGTCGAGATCCCCCGGCTACTCCAGTCCTCCGAGGCAGGGAACAAGCAG GTCACCTGCCAGAATGAGGGATCGCTCTCCGGATAGAAGAGAGACATCTCCCGCCAGACGGAGCAGCAGATCTCCCAGAAATAGGAGAAGCCGCAGTCCTAATCGTGGTGCTGAAGTCAGAATAAAGCGG GAACGGGAGGAGCATCGGTCTAGTGGTGACGAGCGGAGAAGAAGAAACGACCGGCCAGAGGAAAGGCGGAGCAGGTGGGAATCAGACAGACCTCAGGAGACAGAGCGTGGTGGAGAGAGACACCGGGAACGAGGCGCTCTTGGATCCCAACAAGCTGAGAGACGTCAGCACGATGAGCGACGCAGAGAAAACCGTCAGAGGCGTGAAGAAAACCAAGAGCAAGATTTTGGACAGTCCGAAGAAGGGAGTGACACAAACGAGCCTCCTGTTGAGAAAGAGAAGCCCAACTTTGGACTGTCAGGCGCCCTCACAGAAGATACGAACACATTCCGCGGAGTGGTGATCAAGTACAACGAGCCACCTGAGGCTCGCATTCCCAAGCGAAGATGGCGACTGTACCCTTTCAAGAACGACGAACCTCTTCCAGTCAtgtacattcacagacagagtgcCTATCTGTTGGGGCGGCAGAGAAAAATTGCTGATATTCCCATTGACCACCCATCTTGCTCCAAGCAACATGCAGTATTCCAGTACAG ACTGATGGAGTTTACACGTTCAGATGGCACCCCTGGCCGTAGAGTAAAGCCTTACATCATTGACTTGGGCTCCGGCAACGGCACCTACCTAAACAACCAGCGCATTGACCCCCAACGCTATTATGAGCTCAAAGAAAAAGACGTTCTCAAATTTGGTTTCAGCAGCCGCGAGTATGTCCTCCTGCACGAGTTCTCAGACACAAGCGAGGTGGACGCCAAGCTggaagaggaagacgagggACTCGATGAGTAA